AGAAATATTAATTCACTGCAGTTCTTGattgaatgaaaatgaaacactaaAAATGTTACCTTTATATCCATTAAGTGATGCATTTATTGAATAGTTTGGCACTGCATTTCTTAAAATTAACATGTAAATATAAGCAAATGCACTTTTTCAGTGCATCAAATATAAATTTGCCCTGACTTTTAAAAACGGTTATAACAAACCAGGACATTTCAGGTCTACACTACTTAAACAAAAAGGACTAGCTGCATTATGTTATGCATGTCTTTTAAATATCTGGCAGGTTGATCAAGTTTGCTGTTAATATCCTCCCAACTCCAAAAACTTAGCCCTTCTCAAGTCTAGCACTTTCCACTTACCAGGTATCCTCTCAATTTTGTTTCCCACCAGCACCAGGTGGAGGAGAGATCTGGGTAGGTAGGATGGAACCAGGTAAAGTTCATTATGTGAAAGGTCTATGGATTCCAAATTTCTGCAAAGGAGTAAGGTAGCACAGATTTGTAAAAACATGGAGAAGAGACAACCAGTCAGACAAACTGactggtttttaaaaaataacgaAAGAGAGACAACCATCCATTGCAGCACTGTTTATATTGTGCTAAAATAAATCTTACcttactaaaaatatttttttggtgGTGGCTAATTTGATGTTTCAAATTCACTACATTGCAACTAAATTACTGTTGTCATTGAAGGTCATTAGTGATTTCAGTCTGACCTGTGGTTGATCCAGGCCATGGGGGCAATCCTAGTCTCATCCAGCCTGTTGTGTCTGAGAGAGACCACATTCAGACTACTGGTCTGGTTGAAAGCAGTCTCTGAGATTTCCTCAATCAGGTTGTTCTCCAAGTAAAGCTCCTAAATGGCAGACGGAGGGAAAAAGACACAAGGGTTTTACTGGTAGAAATTCATGTATAATTACTCACATTAAGTAAGatcttattatattatttctgATAAAAGCAACATGAACATAAGCATTAAAGGTTTTACAAGTTTGTGTTTACCGAGTACCTTTTGTTTGGAGATCTTGGCAGACAAGCCTGTGGTTTCTTGGGGAATGGTTTGATTTACAAATGGATAATTAACATTGGTTTTACAGTCAGTTTTTGTGAATATTATCAAACTAATTAGATGGCAGGGGGCCATAGACGTATGACATATTGATATATTCTAGGTGTCTACTTCGTAATTCTGCATCAGTTTTTGCTCAATAACACAGTCACTTTTGGCCATACACAGATAAAGTGGAATCCAAAGCTAattagcaaaaataataataataaagatttatcATATTGTCCATGGCAAGACAATGTGTGGTGGTTTAGGTTTATACATACTGTGTGGAAACTATCCAGTGTCATAACATGAAGTTGATTTTAAGGTGGATTTCAAGCAGCATGTTACTGgtgttctgctgtgtttgtggttAACCAGAGGCCATAATTACAAGTTGGGTGCACTGGATTCCCACAGGTAAAAGCTGAGTTTAATCACGGGAGGAGTCTTAAACATCAGAgccaaaagaaaatatttatgcaTCAGCAAAGCTCAGAATACAGTCAGTTATTTAAAAGGACTCAGTTAATGTTGCTGactgtctttgtgttgttgGTGGGTTTGAGTTTCTGGATTCCTATGGCTTCACTTTCATTGGCtggtaaaaatgaaatgttggcTTTGTTTTTTATCAGCTCCCCAAACAAAATCAAAGGCTGCAACAAGCTGTTCCCTTCTGGATTTTATAGTCAaagaatatttcaaaaatgtttttttttccacaatggGCAATTTCAAGTTATTAGCCATGGAGACCACCAGTACCACTTAGacagtttttctgtgttggCACCTTGACATAAGCAGAAGTCTGCAGTTGCCCATGGCTTTTTAACCCAACAGTGGGAATTCATGGGGCAGCAGAGTCTCTCTGCTAATCTTAGCCCACTCGCTTTTATCTCTCATGTTAACATTGTTGTTAAGTTACTGTTTGAACTTAAGATAAGATGTTTCTGTAAAAGGGCCCCCGGACTTTTCAAAGGTCTGGCTTTGAGAGTCATCCCAGTGTGAAGAATGAGGCGGCATTGGCCGAAAGAATGTCGTAAACAGATATTACTTCTTACCAGCAGTGAAGAGGGAAGGCCCTGTGGTATGGTGCGGAAGTAGTTTCTGCCCAGTCTGAGGTAGGAGAGCTGGATGAGGGGAGTAAAGGCCAAAGGACTTAGATTCCCCTCACTCAGCAAATTTCCTTCTAACTCCAGGATCACCAGGTTGCGCAGATCTTGAAGATATATATAGAGATTAACAAGATTTTGAATTACAAGCGATTTTCATCCATTGGAGAAGAGGTTTGGTTATAGTCTGATGAATAAAACTTCGAAGCACCTTAATTAAAATTCAACTTCAACATGCTACTTGTTTCCAAAATGTTCAAGCAAATGTCAAAGTTCCGATTGGCTGAACAAGACTTTAAGATCTCTTtcacagaaaaacaccaaaactgTACTTTCAGAAAGCTCGTTGGTAGACAGGTAAATGACACTGCTTGGCACTATGACAGTAGCATGATGTCAGTGTGGAGGTACATTATGATATTCTACCTTGGAAACTGTTTTCTTCAATCCCCCTCAGTCTGTTCTCATTGATCTTCAGTTCCTGCAGGGCGGTGGGGAGGTGGGAGGGAATTGTTTCTAAAAGGTTCCCATCCAAGTACAGACGTGTCAGCATCTTTAGAacctgacaaaaacacacaggtatTAGTCATACTGGGAGGTATATGATGGTGAAGTGCAGAGGTGACTATGCTTTTTATCCCTGTTTCAGATGGTACctatttacatgtgtttgttaTGTTAGCAAGTAAAATCTTTAAAGTTTCTAAAAGTCTTACTCATTCTACAGTTTatttatgtctctctgtttgttCTGACACTTTTTTGAAAAAATTTGCATTGCTATATCACAGAATTCATTTTATTGGAAGCAGCTGTCAGAGAGATCATAGACATTATTTTGGGGAAAAGGttggcttttattctgaaatgctGTAGTGGTCTAGTTTAAAAGATTGTCTTACTTTGAAGGCATTCGCATCAATGCCAGCAGAtgtaagtttgtttttcttgaggTTTATCCATTCCAGGTTGGGGATGCCATTAAAGGCTTCTGCTGGGATGCCGCTAATGTTGTTGCCTGCAGGACACAAGAGTTTCAGTAAGCCAACACTGAGAACAGGAAACAACTTTCTATGTGCATTTTCAAATTGCTGATCGGATTTGTCCAGTAGCTTGAATCctttattttcacaatttaatGTATTTCTAATAGTTCTTTAACTAATTTACCAAAACATCAGAAAGCAGCCTATAATTTAGACAATGAAATCACCATAATTGACAGGTTTCATTAACTTCCGATAAATAATGTTATTGCTGTATAGACACAACTTATTTCCTCCGTTATGTCCAAACTTAGCCAAAGATCGTTTCTGAGCAAAAAGGCGCATCATTCCATTatataatttcataataataagtggtgtttttgtttgcttattgTAGACTGGTTTGTCATCAGTTTCTGGATCTTAATTTAAAACTTCAAATTATTCTATATCCATAATTTAAAAGATAAGTCTGTAAAGTTGAAGGTTTATTAATGGATTCAgattgaataaaatacaatatgtgtTATGGCTCCTTGTTTGTGCTATGGTGTCACTTACCCTCCAGACTGAGAGATTTCAGCTCAGGGATCGACAGAGGAGGGAAGTGGGTtagttttgcattttcacaTGTCACCGTGACATCAGAGATATCGCAGCCTGGAGGGAGACCTCCTCTATCACCTGCCACtacctctctctcctccccttcctcctccacttccacagcctcctccacctcctcagcctcctccacctccaactCTGTCTCTAGCTCCTTTAGCTCAACTGTTACTACTGGAGGTCCTGGGATTGGAACAGAGACAAGGTCTGGTTCCTCGGGTTCTTCAGGTTCAGGGAGCATCTTAAATAcatctcctctcagccacacctcctcctcttcctctgcctcctcttgccgctcctcctctgcctcctcttgcCGCTCCTGTTCCTTCTCTGCCAGAGCCAGTAATTCCTCCCTTTCATTATCTTCCTGctcccttctctcctcttctagcttcctttctttctcccttgcttctctttctgcttcctccttctgttttctgtcttcttcttcctgccttctcctctcctcctctaaCTCCTTCCTcaactcttcctcctcttttgcCACCTGCTCCCTTaaggcctcctcctcctcttgtctcctctcctccactatcttcctctgtttctctgtttgctccttcctctgctttctcctcttcttccttgcTTCATCCTTCTTCCTCTGGCGCTCCTCTTCCTCACGgtgttcctcttcctctctccagaGGATTCGCTGGATTTCCTCCTGGGTCAGCGGCCTCACGGGCTCACTGGGGTCACTAGAAACTGAGGAGTCACCAGAAAAGTCAAGGCTGAGGTCAAGGTCTAGCATTGGTGCAGGGTGGTGCGGGGCAGCCAACCAGGTGAACAGGAGGTGGGTGAGTGGAAGTAAAAATGGGACAGTATGGAAAAGAAGGATGGACAAGTATAGAATAGAAATGGGGGAATAGAAAAGACAAGAGTGATTGAAACAcgaaaagagggggaaaaaaagaaaactaaaagagaGTGATACAGGGTAGATATGAAAGTtgatgaagacagacagacCAAATGATAGATGGACAGAGAAGAGGTGGACAAAGACGGTTGTGTGTTAGTGTCATAGCCAGACAGGTACAAGACTAGCTTGTTATAACTACAGAGCAGACTGCTGCTGTAGACCAGTCTGAACTAGATCTCACCAAATTGCATGTGTATAGACATAGTCATAGTAAAGTTGGTATTTTGCTGCTGGCTTGataattcatttaattcaattttgattttgatttttatgtCTACGTGAGTTTTATTAAACTGAATTTAGGTTTTACAGATTGTGACAGTGTATGTGAAGCTTCAAACTTGGATTATAATTTGATGGAAATACATTTCTGTATAAGCAAATTGTGGTCAGAGAAGGAAAAGATTATTTTAGATGATTTCATAATGACTTGAGCAAATTAAATGTGATAATATTTTTTACCTGGATAATATGAATAAACTCGATCCGTCAGTGCTTACTGCTAATTACTATTATTAGCATTTGGTGCTCgataagaaatacatttgtttcagctgtaaaatgtttctctcaGGATTTgatttttaacatctttttaataaacaaaatgtaattgatAAACATTCACCAATATGTCAGTGTATTTTTTGATACATTGGCATAACTCTCAAAAAGTTGCTAATGATTGTTACTTATGAACTCATaattccaaataaaaataaaaatttataaCTAAAAAGCTTATCttacttttaatattattaacatTGACTCAATAATATCAAGTTTTTTGGACTGTgcttctgtaaaaaaaaaatttttttgtccATTGGTTGCACAAtgcattttccctttttcaaaTGACATTCCAAttctttcagtttcagtttaaatTGCTCGGTTCGTGAAGGTGTTTTCCTTTTTCGTCTGGTTAGACATGTTGGGGGATCGTGTGTCTCTTTGCTGTCCAGGTCCGCTTCTGTGGACCACATCATTTTGTTCAGGAAAGAAAAGCACTGGATCAATTTATTGTATGAATtgtatttgaaatgttgttAATTTGTATTGCTGCaaagaatattatttattatatattgtaaaGTATATGGGACCAACTTTAGCCTTTTAgtcatttgtacattttcccTTCATAGTAAACTCAACTGTACAAACAGCAGTGTATACACAATGTATGCATACATATACAGCATGTATGTGTTTCTATTACTGTCATCAGGTTAATGCTGTATTAAACTACTAAGTTTCTGTCAATTCAATTACTGCAGTATATTGCGTACATCTGCAAATATTTCCATTTGCATTAGAGGATTTACACAGTAAAAGTCATTGCACAGTTTTATGAGTGTTTTTATGGACAAgacttttgtttaaaagcattaaaattatGGGATGTTACACTCTCATTATCAAATTTCTACTACACACCTTGTGTAGACATTGTGATGGCTTAAGTTAACATTAGCTAACGGTACATGTGGCAGTAGCAGTGTTAACCTTGAGTACAAAAGGTTGATTTTTACAAGCAGTAGGAAGTGACAAGTTCCTGCTGTGCTCATTTTGATGTCTCCAGACAATTTCACTTATTTTGGTCTGTTTACTACCACATCTTTCAATAACAGCATCATATGTTGTAGATTCAGAGTCTGCATTTTGATCAGATTGAATTGACAGTAAAGCAACCCATCATGGACATGTTGAAAACATGATGTGGTAATTCCCAACATTCAAATCTCTAAAAATTCACAACATGTAAATTGACTCACAAAATGTgctaatcacattttaaaagccaCGGTGGGCAAAGATAGCAACATGCTGAGGCCTCAGAGATGGAAAGTGTGTACTTTAATCTCTAGTGTCACAAAACAGATTACATAAAGAAGGGTTTCATTCCCTAACTTCCAGTAAAGTTTGTAGTTTGATGAGATCAGAATCCGattcagaaatactttattaataccTGAGGGGAAATTGCTTAAAAATGTACTCTTAACTCCTAACAAATGGTTACTGGTGAGAAAAGAAAGTAATATTTTCTGCTCTGAGCTAAAATATATAAGCATTGTTGTGTACATAGTGAtgaaaaagtttagtttttttacctGAGATTTAAAATGATTAGTCCTACACTGCGTTCACCAAATTACCAAAGGCTATTAATAAAATGACATCATTTTTGCACACTATACAGTcatttttgtaattgacattttgtaaaagtgaaaTTTGACTGTTTATGATTGTGCtaattgaatgaatgaataaatagaACCCTTTGAAAACTGGTCAATGTTGTCAGATATGGGAATCTCTGTTGCCTTGTTATGTTGCACCATGGCATAGTCACATGTTGTGTTTCTACCTGGCTCCATGCAGACGGGGCAGCACTCCCCAGCAGGGGTGAAGGGGAAATGGCAGCGTGTTGTGGGGCAGGTGATCTTGTCACAAACCACCTGCCCTCTGGTACACAAACAAGTCACACAGGGCTCTGGAGACCAGACGGCCTCGTCGAACATGGTCAGACCCCGGTACACACATTGGCCCTGCTTACCTGAAACAACACATTAAAGTCACTTAATTATAGTGTAAAGTCAAAATTACAAGCATTAAGCAGTAATATGGCAGTGGGGAACAGCATGATGTGAATGGAGTCCAGAATACAGTATAACTTTATAAAGACCCTCATGGGAAAATGGACCCAAACTTTATGTATTGTTCAGTAGGTGTCAGGGTTGGTGATTAGGATCACACATGTACTTGGAGCATACAGTCACAAGTTTAATACAAACATATTTGTATTAAACTTGCGATTGCATTTTGATTTGCAACAACCTGTACTGGAGTAATTGCTTAAATGTGTTTAGTCAAACTAAAGCCTGTACTTAACTATCAGAACTAAACAAAGTAGTAATTTGGAGTGTTCCCCCTCCTACCCTCTGCATTAAGTTCACCTTTTAACATCATACCTGGAACAGGAGGAAGCTGTGACTGAGAGTGAGTCACTAGGAAAGATTGTAAACCACTGTGATACTGCAGGAAgaggtgttttgtgtgtattttaagtCCGTCCTGTCTGTCATCTATCTTTTCTAATGGTATGCTTTTTTGTCAAATCTATAGGAACACAGGTAGTTAAGCAGCTCAGGTTATTTCTCTTAAATACTGTCTCTAAATTATCTCTA
This genomic interval from Channa argus isolate prfri chromosome 5, Channa argus male v1.0, whole genome shotgun sequence contains the following:
- the ecm2 gene encoding extracellular matrix protein 2 isoform X2 codes for the protein MRWWLAVASLWLLVLLTIRDAEARNRSHNQDGETRKGKKKDGQGHRRTRAGHSKPYKIRLIPDPRIPVEPGENQGNILFLPYRSVQEQKSSYNVIPGKQGQCVYRGLTMFDEAVWSPEPCVTCLCTRGQVVCDKITCPTTRCHFPFTPAGECCPVCMEPVSSDPSEPVRPLTQEEIQRILWREEEEHREEEERQRKKDEARKKRRKQRKEQTEKQRKIVEERRQEEEEALREQVAKEEEELRKELEEERRRQEEEDRKQKEEAEREAREKERKLEEERREQEDNEREELLALAEKEQERQEEAEEERQEEAEEEEEVWLRGDVFKMLPEPEEPEEPDLVSVPIPGPPVVTVELKELETELEVEEAEEVEEAVEVEEEGEEREVVAGDRGGLPPGCDISDVTVTCENAKLTHFPPLSIPELKSLSLEGNNISGIPAEAFNGIPNLEWINLKKNKLTSAGIDANAFKVLKMLTRLYLDGNLLETIPSHLPTALQELKINENRLRGIEENSFQDLRNLVILELEGNLLSEGNLSPLAFTPLIQLSYLRLGRNYFRTIPQGLPSSLLELYLENNLIEEISETAFNQTSSLNVVSLRHNRLDETRIAPMAWINHRNLESIDLSHNELYLVPSYLPRSLLHLVLVGNKIERIPGYVFAHMAPGLEYLYLSFNKLDGEGVEPESFFGSYHSMVELCLDHNQLITVPSGINEMTNLHFLRLNNNMIRSIPDESICDLSHSGDSTLMALRLENNYIDPQKVSPSAFSCVLASSSVVLKPQKTK
- the ecm2 gene encoding extracellular matrix protein 2 isoform X3, producing MRWWLAVASLWLLVLLTIRDAEARNRSHNQDGETRKGKKKDGQGHRRTRAGHSKPYKIRLIPDPRIPVEPGENQGNILFLPYRSVQEQKSSYNVIPDLDLSLDFSGDSSVSSDPSEPVRPLTQEEIQRILWREEEEHREEEERQRKKDEARKKRRKQRKEQTEKQRKIVEERRQEEEEALREQVAKEEEELRKELEEERRRQEEEDRKQKEEAEREAREKERKLEEERREQEDNEREELLALAEKEQERQEEAEEERQEEAEEEEEVWLRGDVFKMLPEPEEPEEPDLVSVPIPGPPVVTVELKELETELEVEEAEEVEEAVEVEEEGEEREVVAGDRGGLPPGCDISDVTVTCENAKLTHFPPLSIPELKSLSLEGNNISGIPAEAFNGIPNLEWINLKKNKLTSAGIDANAFKVLKMLTRLYLDGNLLETIPSHLPTALQELKINENRLRGIEENSFQDLRNLVILELEGNLLSEGNLSPLAFTPLIQLSYLRLGRNYFRTIPQGLPSSLLELYLENNLIEEISETAFNQTSSLNVVSLRHNRLDETRIAPMAWINHRNLESIDLSHNELYLVPSYLPRSLLHLVLVGNKIERIPGYVFAHMAPGLEYLYLSFNKLDGEGVEPESFFGSYHSMVELCLDHNQLITVPSGINEMTNLHFLRLNNNMIRSIPDESICDLSHSGDSTLMALRLENNYIDPQKVSPSAFSCVLASSSVVLKPQKTK
- the ecm2 gene encoding extracellular matrix protein 2 isoform X4, which encodes MRWWLAVASLWLLVLLTIRDAEARNRSHNQDGETRKGKKKDGQGHRRTRAGHSKPYKIRLIPDPRIPVEPGENQGNILFLPYRSVQEQKSSYNVIPVSSDPSEPVRPLTQEEIQRILWREEEEHREEEERQRKKDEARKKRRKQRKEQTEKQRKIVEERRQEEEEALREQVAKEEEELRKELEEERRRQEEEDRKQKEEAEREAREKERKLEEERREQEDNEREELLALAEKEQERQEEAEEERQEEAEEEEEVWLRGDVFKMLPEPEEPEEPDLVSVPIPGPPVVTVELKELETELEVEEAEEVEEAVEVEEEGEEREVVAGDRGGLPPGCDISDVTVTCENAKLTHFPPLSIPELKSLSLEGNNISGIPAEAFNGIPNLEWINLKKNKLTSAGIDANAFKVLKMLTRLYLDGNLLETIPSHLPTALQELKINENRLRGIEENSFQDLRNLVILELEGNLLSEGNLSPLAFTPLIQLSYLRLGRNYFRTIPQGLPSSLLELYLENNLIEEISETAFNQTSSLNVVSLRHNRLDETRIAPMAWINHRNLESIDLSHNELYLVPSYLPRSLLHLVLVGNKIERIPGYVFAHMAPGLEYLYLSFNKLDGEGVEPESFFGSYHSMVELCLDHNQLITVPSGINEMTNLHFLRLNNNMIRSIPDESICDLSHSGDSTLMALRLENNYIDPQKVSPSAFSCVLASSSVVLKPQKTK
- the ecm2 gene encoding extracellular matrix protein 2 isoform X1, with the protein product MRWWLAVASLWLLVLLTIRDAEARNRSHNQDGETRKGKKKDGQGHRRTRAGHSKPYKIRLIPDPRIPVEPGENQGNILFLPYRSVQEQKSSYNVIPGKQGQCVYRGLTMFDEAVWSPEPCVTCLCTRGQVVCDKITCPTTRCHFPFTPAGECCPVCMEPDLDLSLDFSGDSSVSSDPSEPVRPLTQEEIQRILWREEEEHREEEERQRKKDEARKKRRKQRKEQTEKQRKIVEERRQEEEEALREQVAKEEEELRKELEEERRRQEEEDRKQKEEAEREAREKERKLEEERREQEDNEREELLALAEKEQERQEEAEEERQEEAEEEEEVWLRGDVFKMLPEPEEPEEPDLVSVPIPGPPVVTVELKELETELEVEEAEEVEEAVEVEEEGEEREVVAGDRGGLPPGCDISDVTVTCENAKLTHFPPLSIPELKSLSLEGNNISGIPAEAFNGIPNLEWINLKKNKLTSAGIDANAFKVLKMLTRLYLDGNLLETIPSHLPTALQELKINENRLRGIEENSFQDLRNLVILELEGNLLSEGNLSPLAFTPLIQLSYLRLGRNYFRTIPQGLPSSLLELYLENNLIEEISETAFNQTSSLNVVSLRHNRLDETRIAPMAWINHRNLESIDLSHNELYLVPSYLPRSLLHLVLVGNKIERIPGYVFAHMAPGLEYLYLSFNKLDGEGVEPESFFGSYHSMVELCLDHNQLITVPSGINEMTNLHFLRLNNNMIRSIPDESICDLSHSGDSTLMALRLENNYIDPQKVSPSAFSCVLASSSVVLKPQKTK